The window AGTAAGTGCGGCTGCACCGGACGTCCCCCGTTGCCAAGGATGGCGGTGGCGACGGCCATCTGCATGGGGGTGACCAAATTATAACCCTGGCCGATGCCAACGCTGAGCGTTTCGCCACCATACCAGGGTTGATTCATTGTTCTTCGCTTCCAGGCGCTGGAAGGCAGAATACCTTTCAGTTCACCGCCAACGTCGATGCCAGTGCGGCGGCCAAAACCAAAGCCCTGGAGGAAATCGGCCATGCGATCGATGCCCAGCGATTGCGCCAAATCATAAAAATAGACGTCACAGGATTGAGAAATGGCTTTTTCGAGATTGACGGTGCCGTGGCCTTCTTTTTTCCAATCACGATAACGGCGCGAATCGCCCTTGAGGCTGAACCAGCCACGACAGAAGACTGCACTTTCAGGGGTGTGTTCGCCAAGCTCCAGACCAGCGAGAGCAACAAAGGGCTTGAACGTCGAGCCTGGGGGGTATTGGCCTTGCAAGGCGCGGTTGTACAGTGGCCGTGATGGAGATTCTTGCAGTGCCTTGTAGGTATCGGCATCGATACCGTTGACGAACAGATTGGGATCGAATTCACCTTTGCTCACCAGCGCCAGCACTTCGCCGCTGGTCGTGTCGATGGCCACAACCGCACCGCTTTCCGGGCCCATGACGTCGCTGGCGATTTGCTGCAGACGCATGTTGAGTGTGAGCACCACATCCTTGCCGGGCGTGGGTGGCGTGCGATCCAGTACCCGCACCATGCGGCCGTAGGCGTTGGTTTCGATGTTTTGATAGCCAACCTTGCCGTGGAGAATGTCTTCGTAGGCCTTCTCGACACCATTTTTACCCATGTGAGTCGAGGCGGCGTAGTTTGCCTGGTCGATTTTCTCCTCATCCTTTTCGCTGATGCGACCCACATAGCCGACGGCGTGCGCGGTCAGTCCTGCGAACGGGTAGTAGCGCTGGAGTTTGGCTTTAATTTCTACGCCTGGCATTTTGTGCAAATCAATCGCAACGGCGGCGACTTCCTCATCGCTGAGATTATCGCGGATAGCAACAGGCTGGAAACGAACGCGCTGTTTATAGCGATCGCGGAAGCGTTTCAGATCGCGGGCGCTGATCTGAATTTTTTTCCCCAGAATGACGAGCGTCGCTTCCAGCTCCTTGATGTGTTCCGGCACGATCTCCAACGAATAGGCGGGGCGGTTCTCGGCAAGAATGACACCATTACGATCGTAAATCAGGCCGCGTGTCGGATCGACAGGGACCAGGCTGACGCGGTTATTCTGGGAGAGGGTCGAATACAATTCATGGGAATAAATTTGTAAATAGATCAGACGTACGATAATGATAAAGATGACGATGCCAATAGAAACGGCGGCGAACAACGCCCGGCTGGTGAACAGCTGACCTTCGCGAATATGATCCTTGATGGTGATTCTAGCCATGGCGTTCTATCAACTCGCCGTACTGCGTGGTTTGATCAATGTTGAAATCGTCGAGATCGCCGCGAATCATTTGACACCGAAGTGGCGGCGCAAGTCTCTCAGGATCAGATAAACCCAAGGCCATAGCAAAGCGCTGCTGAGTGCGGGCAGCCAATATATCCAGCTTTGATGCTTTACTCCGGCAACACCATTGGTCCACAGCACCAGCATCTGGTTTAGCACGATCAGCGCCATCACGCTCAATGCCTGCTGCCACATCGGGTAGACGCGAATCTGTTGATGGACCTTGACGGCGAGAAAACTGATCAGCGCCATGCTCAGCGCGTGCTGGCCAAGCATGGTGCCTCTGAGTATGTCGGCGAACAGGCCGACGAGAAAGCCGGTACCGACGCTGACGCGATGCGGCAATGCGATTGCCCAGTAGATCAGCACCATGGCGATCCATTCCGGACGGAACAGGACGACCCAGTCCGGTAACGGGATGATGGTCAGCATCATCGCGACGAATAGCGTGGCGATGATCACGATACGGCCATGAGGGCGGCCAAGTTGAGCCATTAGCGTTGCCCTCCGGTCGCTGGCGGGGTCGGGACCGAAGCCGGTTTTTGTGCTGCAGGTGCCGAGGGTGCCGTTGCAGGCTTGGTCGCCGTGGGCGATGTGCTCTTGCCCTGCGTGACAGTGACTGCCGGCGTTGCGGTAGTGTTGTTGACACCGGGTTTTGTGTTGCTGCTCTGTGGCGGAGCCGGTTTCGAATTGATGTTGCTTGCGGCGGCCGATCCCGTTGTGGCGGGCGCAAGATTCTGAGTAGTAGTGGCTGGCGTGTTTGCGGGTGATTGGCTTTGAGTGCCTGCTGCATCGCTGGCAGGCGTGGTTGCAGTGGTTGCCGTACTCGTTGCCGGTTTCTGCGGTTGCAGGTTGGGCCATACCAGCAGCACTTCATTGTTGCGTTCCAGTTCCGCGCTAGGTTTGGCAATAACTTGTGCAAACGATTCGCCAGGATCCTTTTTGACCCTGGTAATAACACCTACGGGATAGCCAGCGGGGAACCGGCCGCCGAGACCACTGCTGACCAGAAGATCGCCGACAACGACATCGGCATTGGTCGGGAAGTGTGGCAGCTCCAGTTCATCGCTGGTGCCCGTGCCAACGGCAATGGCGCGCATGCCGTTACGATTGATCGACACCGGAATCGCATGATTGGGGTCGGTGATCAAAATGATGGTGCTGGTCAGAGGCGTTACGTGGACGACCTGCCCCATGATCCCTTTGGCGTCAAGCACAGGCTGTCCTTCATAGATGCCGTGCTGGCTGCCTTTGTTGAGTACGATATGGCGGCTAAACGGTTCCAGATCAACGGAAAGCAGTTCCGCGATCAAGACTTTTTCACTGACTTCGCGGGAGGAATCCAGCATCCGCCGCAAACGTACATTTTCCGCTTCCAGTGCGGCAAATTTTTGGAGACGGGCGCTGAGCAGTAATTGCTGGGTTTTAAGGCTGATGACTTCCGATATCAGTTTTTCGCGAGTCGTAAAACTTTCGCCCATCCATTCGCTCGCAGCGCCGGGCAACGTAACCATGTATTCCATGGGATAAACAGCCAGCGACAAGACCGAGCGCACTTCCTTCAATACATGCATGCGGTGATCCAACGTCATGATCAATACGGAAAATAACACGCATAAGACGAGACGCGTGTTGAGCGATGGGCCGTGAATAAATAAAGGTTTAATGGTTTACCCCGGGTATGAAAACGAATTGTCCGCGAATGAACGCAAATAAACGCGAATGGATTATGGCCGCGTAATTCAGGGCATCGTACCCGGATTGTGCCCAGGACGACGCGACGCTGAAATACCCAATTCTCCAACTCTCATTTGCGTTTATTTGCGTTCATTCGCGGATAAACTTAGGTAAAAAGCATTACTCGATGGAGAAAATCTCCGAGCCACCTTCATCGATCATTTCCAGTGCCCGGCCGCCACCACGGGCAACGCAGGTCAGCGGATCTTCCGCGACAATGACTGGCAAGCCGGTTTCTTCCATCAGCAACTTGTCCAGGTCACGCAGCAAGGCGCCACCGCCGGTGAGCACCATGCCGCGTTCGGCGATATCGGCGCCCAGGTCAGGCGGCGTTTGCTCGAGCGCGGTTTTGACGGCGCTGACGATGCCGGTCAATGGTTCTTGCAGCGCTTCGAGGATTTCATTGCTGTTCAGGGTGAAGCTGCGTGGCACGCCCTCGGAGAGATTGCGGCCCTTGACCTCGATTTCCTTGATTTCCTTGCCCGGGTAAGCGGAGCCGATTTCATGCTTGATGCGCTCGGCGGTGCTTTCACCAATCAGGGTGCCGTAGTTGCGGCGCACATAGTTGATGATGGCTTCGTCAAAACGATCACCGCCGATACGGACCGAAGCCGAATAGACAATGCCGTTCAGCGACAGAATCGCCACTTCGGTGGTACCGCCACCGATGTCCAATACCATCGAGCCGCGGGCCTCGCCTACGGGCATTCCCGCGCCAATGGCAGCCGCCATCGGTTCTTCGATCAAATACACCTCGCGGGCACCTGCACCGGCGGCTGATTCCTTGATCGCACGGCGTTCGACCTGGGTGGAACCGCAAGGGACGCAGATCAGAACCCGTGGGCTGGGGCGGAAAAAACGGTTTTCATGCACTTTGTGGATAAAGTGCTGCAACATCTTCTCAGTGACGGTGAAGTCGGCAATAACCCCATCTTTAAGAGGGCGAATGGCGACAATGCTGCCTGGCGTGCGACCAATCATGCGTTTTGCCTCCATCCCGACCGCCGCAATGCTTTTTGGTCCGCCAGGACCGCGGTCCTGGCGGACGGCGACGACGGAGGGTTCGTTGAGGACGATTCCCTGGCCGCGCACATAAATCAATGTGTTGGCCGTGCCAAGGTCGATCGAAAGGTCGTTGGAGAAAGCTCCGCGCAAGCGTTTAAACATTGAAATACACCATCCCTAGGGAAGAGAATAAATAAAGAAGCGAACTTTACCGTAATTTAACAATTCATCCATGCTTTGGGCAAGCCGCCAAGTATGATACCTTTTGCAGCTTTATCGGCAACCTAGGTCGCGGAGTTAAGTCATGAGTTTAAATCGCAGCGAAGTGGAGAAAATTGCCCATTTGGCCCGTCTGGATATTTCCGAGGC is drawn from Gammaproteobacteria bacterium and contains these coding sequences:
- the mreC gene encoding rod shape-determining protein MreC; the encoded protein is MKPLFIHGPSLNTRLVLCVLFSVLIMTLDHRMHVLKEVRSVLSLAVYPMEYMVTLPGAASEWMGESFTTREKLISEVISLKTQQLLLSARLQKFAALEAENVRLRRMLDSSREVSEKVLIAELLSVDLEPFSRHIVLNKGSQHGIYEGQPVLDAKGIMGQVVHVTPLTSTIILITDPNHAIPVSINRNGMRAIAVGTGTSDELELPHFPTNADVVVGDLLVSSGLGGRFPAGYPVGVITRVKKDPGESFAQVIAKPSAELERNNEVLLVWPNLQPQKPATSTATTATTPASDAAGTQSQSPANTPATTTQNLAPATTGSAAASNINSKPAPPQSSNTKPGVNNTTATPAVTVTQGKSTSPTATKPATAPSAPAAQKPASVPTPPATGGQR
- the mrdA gene encoding penicillin-binding protein 2 translates to MARITIKDHIREGQLFTSRALFAAVSIGIVIFIIIVRLIYLQIYSHELYSTLSQNNRVSLVPVDPTRGLIYDRNGVILAENRPAYSLEIVPEHIKELEATLVILGKKIQISARDLKRFRDRYKQRVRFQPVAIRDNLSDEEVAAVAIDLHKMPGVEIKAKLQRYYPFAGLTAHAVGYVGRISEKDEEKIDQANYAASTHMGKNGVEKAYEDILHGKVGYQNIETNAYGRMVRVLDRTPPTPGKDVVLTLNMRLQQIASDVMGPESGAVVAIDTTSGEVLALVSKGEFDPNLFVNGIDADTYKALQESPSRPLYNRALQGQYPPGSTFKPFVALAGLELGEHTPESAVFCRGWFSLKGDSRRYRDWKKEGHGTVNLEKAISQSCDVYFYDLAQSLGIDRMADFLQGFGFGRRTGIDVGGELKGILPSSAWKRRTMNQPWYGGETLSVGIGQGYNLVTPMQMAVATAILGNGGRPVQPHLLDHVKGMEKEDLIVRPEPMPAPAAIHNPDNWAAVTRGMVSVIEAPQGTAHRQAKPRTYQIAGKTGTAQVFGIAQNQKYVEADVAKHLRDHALFIAFAPADKPKIAVGVIVENGGHGSTAAAPVATAIIDAYLEGYQP
- the mreD gene encoding rod shape-determining protein MreD, producing the protein MAQLGRPHGRIVIIATLFVAMMLTIIPLPDWVVLFRPEWIAMVLIYWAIALPHRVSVGTGFLVGLFADILRGTMLGQHALSMALISFLAVKVHQQIRVYPMWQQALSVMALIVLNQMLVLWTNGVAGVKHQSWIYWLPALSSALLWPWVYLILRDLRRHFGVK
- a CDS encoding rod shape-determining protein, whose protein sequence is MFKRLRGAFSNDLSIDLGTANTLIYVRGQGIVLNEPSVVAVRQDRGPGGPKSIAAVGMEAKRMIGRTPGSIVAIRPLKDGVIADFTVTEKMLQHFIHKVHENRFFRPSPRVLICVPCGSTQVERRAIKESAAGAGAREVYLIEEPMAAAIGAGMPVGEARGSMVLDIGGGTTEVAILSLNGIVYSASVRIGGDRFDEAIINYVRRNYGTLIGESTAERIKHEIGSAYPGKEIKEIEVKGRNLSEGVPRSFTLNSNEILEALQEPLTGIVSAVKTALEQTPPDLGADIAERGMVLTGGGALLRDLDKLLMEETGLPVIVAEDPLTCVARGGGRALEMIDEGGSEIFSIE